A region of Streptomyces deccanensis DNA encodes the following proteins:
- a CDS encoding DUF4291 domain-containing protein encodes MASPYEIRADYDARTIVVYQAYAPAIADAALRAGRFVEPFSFGRMTWIKPSFLWLMHRSNWAGKSGQERVLAVRITREGWEEALSRAVLTTADPAAVARAAVHVQWDPERTARGAALNHYSIQVGIGRHLIRTFTDEWVVGLTDLTPKVHKAAALVRSGQTAKAQRLFPAERVYPLPPALERLRTPR; translated from the coding sequence ATGGCTTCCCCGTACGAGATCCGTGCCGACTACGACGCCCGCACGATCGTGGTGTACCAGGCGTACGCACCCGCGATCGCCGACGCGGCGCTGCGGGCGGGCCGGTTCGTCGAGCCGTTCTCGTTCGGTCGGATGACGTGGATCAAGCCGTCGTTCCTGTGGCTGATGCACCGCAGCAACTGGGCCGGCAAGTCCGGCCAGGAGCGGGTGCTCGCGGTGCGGATCACCCGCGAGGGCTGGGAGGAGGCGCTGTCCCGGGCGGTGCTGACGACGGCGGACCCGGCGGCGGTGGCCCGGGCCGCCGTCCATGTCCAATGGGACCCGGAGCGCACGGCGCGCGGGGCCGCGCTGAACCACTACAGCATCCAGGTCGGCATCGGCCGCCATCTGATCCGGACCTTCACCGACGAGTGGGTCGTCGGCCTCACGGACCTCACCCCCAAGGTCCACAAGGCCGCGGCCCTGGTGCGGTCCGGGCAGACCGCCAAGGCCCAGCGCCTGTTCCCCGCCGAGCGCGTCTATCCGCTGCCCCCGGCGCTGGAGCGCCTGCGCACGCCGCGCTGA
- a CDS encoding DUF3105 domain-containing protein yields MAAKTNSSGDRKARIEAMRRAERSRERRNRILTIGASVLIVAGLVVGGTVLIRSQSDDNGGSVASDSKSGGKWETGSDGVKTWSTKLSQNHVTKSVTYPMEPPVGGDHNPVWQNCNGDVYDKAIKNENAVHSLEHGAVWVTYNGKASEADVKALAEKVKKTPYTLMSPVEDQKDPIMLSAWGHQRTVTGAKDPNVDKFLETYVQGEQTPEPGAACTNGVS; encoded by the coding sequence ATGGCCGCCAAGACCAACAGCAGCGGGGACCGCAAGGCGCGCATCGAGGCGATGCGCCGTGCCGAGCGCTCCCGTGAGCGCCGGAACCGCATCCTCACGATCGGCGCCAGCGTGCTGATAGTCGCCGGCCTCGTCGTGGGCGGGACGGTCCTGATCCGCTCGCAGTCCGACGACAACGGCGGCAGCGTGGCCAGTGACTCCAAGTCGGGCGGCAAGTGGGAGACCGGCTCGGACGGTGTGAAGACCTGGAGCACCAAGCTCAGCCAGAACCACGTCACCAAGTCCGTGACGTATCCGATGGAGCCCCCGGTGGGCGGCGACCACAACCCTGTCTGGCAGAACTGCAACGGCGACGTCTACGACAAGGCGATCAAGAACGAGAACGCCGTGCACTCGCTGGAGCACGGCGCGGTCTGGGTGACGTACAACGGCAAGGCCTCCGAGGCCGACGTCAAGGCGCTCGCGGAGAAGGTCAAGAAGACCCCGTACACGCTGATGAGCCCGGTCGAGGACCAGAAGGACCCGATCATGCTGAGCGCCTGGGGCCACCAGCGCACGGTGACCGGCGCGAAGGACCCGAACGTCGACAAGTTCCTCGAGACCTACGTCCAGGGCGAGCAGACGCCCGAGCCGGGTGCCGCCTGCACCAACGGCGTCTCCTGA
- the glnA gene encoding type I glutamate--ammonia ligase, which yields MDKQQEFVLRTLEERDIRFVRLWFTDVLGFLKSVAVAPAELEQAFDEGIGFDGSAIEGFARVYESDMIAKPDPSTFQVLPWRAEAPGTARMFCDILMPDGSPSFADPRYVLKRSLAKASDLGFTFYTHPEIEFFLLKDKPVDGSRPTPADNSGYFDHTPQNVGMDFRRQAITMLESMGISVEFSHHEGAPGQQEIDLRYADALSTADNIMTFRLVMKQVALEQGVQATFMPKPFSEHPGSGMHTHLSLFEGDRNAFYESGAEYQLSKVGRSFIAGLLKHAAEIAAVTNQWVNSYKRIWGGSERTAGAGGEAPSYICWGHNNRSALVRVPMYKPGKTGSARVEVRSLDSGANPYLAYAMLLAAGLKGIEEGYELPPGAEDDVWALSDAERRAMGIEPLPQNLGEALSLMERSDLVAETLGEHVFDFFLRNKRQEWEEYRSEVTAFELRKNLPVL from the coding sequence ATGGACAAGCAGCAGGAGTTCGTGCTCCGTACGTTGGAGGAGCGCGACATCCGTTTCGTACGCCTGTGGTTCACGGACGTGCTGGGCTTCCTGAAGTCCGTGGCCGTGGCCCCCGCCGAGCTGGAACAGGCGTTTGACGAGGGCATCGGCTTCGACGGCTCGGCCATCGAGGGCTTCGCCCGGGTGTACGAGTCCGACATGATCGCCAAGCCGGACCCGTCGACCTTCCAGGTCCTGCCGTGGCGCGCGGAGGCCCCCGGCACCGCCCGGATGTTCTGCGACATCCTCATGCCGGACGGCTCCCCGTCCTTCGCGGACCCCCGCTACGTGCTGAAGCGGTCCCTGGCCAAGGCCTCCGACCTGGGCTTCACCTTCTACACCCACCCCGAGATCGAGTTCTTCCTGCTGAAGGACAAGCCGGTCGACGGCTCCCGTCCGACCCCGGCCGACAACTCGGGCTACTTCGACCACACCCCGCAGAACGTCGGCATGGACTTCCGCCGCCAGGCGATCACCATGCTGGAGTCCATGGGCATCTCGGTCGAGTTCTCCCACCACGAGGGCGCCCCCGGCCAGCAGGAGATCGACCTCCGCTACGCCGACGCGCTCTCCACGGCCGACAACATCATGACGTTCCGCCTGGTCATGAAGCAGGTGGCGCTGGAGCAGGGCGTCCAGGCGACGTTCATGCCGAAGCCGTTCTCCGAGCACCCGGGCTCGGGCATGCACACCCACCTCTCCCTCTTCGAGGGCGACCGGAACGCGTTCTACGAGTCCGGCGCGGAGTACCAGCTCTCCAAGGTCGGCCGCTCCTTCATCGCGGGCCTGCTGAAGCACGCCGCCGAGATCGCCGCCGTGACCAACCAGTGGGTCAACTCCTACAAGCGCATCTGGGGCGGCTCCGAGCGCACGGCGGGCGCCGGCGGCGAGGCCCCCTCGTACATCTGCTGGGGCCACAACAACCGCTCCGCCCTGGTCCGCGTCCCCATGTACAAGCCCGGCAAGACGGGCTCGGCCCGGGTCGAGGTCCGCTCCCTGGACTCCGGCGCGAACCCCTACCTCGCCTACGCCATGCTGCTGGCCGCCGGCCTCAAGGGCATCGAGGAGGGCTACGAGCTGCCGCCGGGCGCCGAGGACGACGTCTGGGCCCTCTCGGACGCCGAGCGCCGCGCCATGGGCATCGAGCCGCTCCCGCAGAACCTCGGCGAGGCGCTCTCCCTCATGGAACGCAGCGACCTCGTCGCCGAGACCCTCGGCGAACACGTCTTCGACTTCTTCCTGCGCAACAAGCGCCAGGAGTGGGAGGAGTACCGCTCCGAGGTGACCGCGTTCGAGCTGCGGAAGAACCTGCCGGTGCTGTAG
- a CDS encoding DUF305 domain-containing protein, translated as MKHIGWIASGAAAVLVAAGAITYAVADGDDSGLKAPAADSADAGFARDMAVHHQQAVEMSYLVRDRTDDEEVRRLAYDIAQTQANQRGMMIGWLDLWGLPKVSSDKPMAWMGMGDMASGEDGALMPGMATDTEMDKLGKLNGKQAEIFFLQLMTDHHKGGIHMAEGCVTKCTVGVEKKLAQGMVNGQESEISLMTRMLKDRGAAPRS; from the coding sequence ATGAAGCACATCGGTTGGATCGCCTCCGGGGCCGCGGCGGTGCTCGTCGCGGCCGGGGCGATCACGTACGCGGTCGCCGACGGGGACGACTCGGGGCTGAAGGCCCCCGCCGCCGACTCCGCCGACGCGGGGTTCGCCCGGGACATGGCCGTCCACCACCAGCAGGCCGTCGAGATGTCGTACCTCGTGCGCGACCGGACGGACGACGAGGAGGTCCGGCGGCTCGCGTACGACATCGCGCAGACGCAGGCCAACCAGCGCGGCATGATGATCGGCTGGCTCGACCTCTGGGGTCTGCCGAAGGTGTCGTCCGACAAGCCGATGGCCTGGATGGGCATGGGCGACATGGCCTCCGGCGAGGACGGCGCGCTGATGCCGGGGATGGCGACCGACACCGAGATGGACAAGCTCGGCAAGCTGAACGGCAAGCAGGCCGAGATCTTCTTCCTCCAGCTGATGACCGACCACCACAAGGGCGGCATCCACATGGCGGAGGGCTGTGTCACCAAGTGCACGGTCGGCGTGGAGAAGAAGCTCGCCCAGGGCATGGTGAACGGCCAGGAGTCCGAGATCTCCTTGATGACCCGCATGCTGAAGGACCGGGGCGCCGCGCCGCGATCCTGA
- a CDS encoding GNAT family N-acetyltransferase, which translates to MTAHDTSDRPPFAPSGAGPVIRQESADDHRGVREVHARAFGDDERIPRLVEALRATPAATAPLSFVATVDDRIVGHVLLSAGRLDAPRRIVDVLTLSPLGVLPEFQRQGIGTRLVAHALAAADGQGVPLVFLEGAPHYYGERGFEGAAAAGFRSPSLRIPEAAFQVARLSAHEPWMTGTFVYTDVFWALDCVGLREPEA; encoded by the coding sequence ATGACCGCACACGACACGTCCGACCGGCCGCCGTTCGCTCCGAGTGGTGCGGGGCCGGTGATCAGGCAGGAGAGCGCCGACGATCACCGAGGGGTGCGCGAGGTTCATGCGCGCGCCTTCGGTGACGACGAGCGGATCCCCAGGCTCGTGGAGGCGCTGCGCGCCACGCCCGCCGCGACGGCACCGCTCTCCTTCGTCGCCACCGTGGACGACCGGATCGTCGGACACGTCCTGCTGAGCGCGGGGCGCCTGGACGCCCCGCGTCGGATCGTGGACGTGCTGACCCTGTCGCCGCTGGGCGTGCTCCCGGAGTTCCAGCGTCAGGGCATCGGCACCCGGCTCGTCGCGCACGCCCTCGCGGCGGCGGACGGCCAGGGCGTGCCGCTGGTCTTCCTGGAAGGGGCGCCGCACTACTACGGCGAGCGCGGCTTCGAGGGCGCCGCGGCGGCGGGCTTCCGCTCGCCGTCACTGCGCATCCCCGAGGCCGCGTTCCAGGTCGCCCGTCTCTCCGCCCACGAGCCGTGGATGACGGGCACCTTCGTCTACACGGACGTCTTCTGGGCCCTCGACTGCGTCGGCCTGCGCGAACCGGAGGCCTGA
- a CDS encoding VOC family protein, translating to MQYTLEVIPLPVSDIDRARDFYRDKVGFHVDIDQEVMPGMRIVQLTPPGSGCSIALGDAIWDMAQGETKPTPGSYQGLQLCVTDIKAAHAELRERGLDVSEPVQYAPDDGATFMYFKDPDGNGWSVQEYRRRATEPLHQVLAELAERQ from the coding sequence ATGCAGTACACGCTCGAAGTGATTCCGCTGCCCGTGAGCGACATCGACCGGGCCCGGGACTTCTACCGGGACAAGGTCGGTTTCCACGTCGACATCGACCAGGAGGTCATGCCGGGCATGCGGATCGTCCAGCTGACTCCGCCCGGCTCCGGCTGTTCGATCGCCCTCGGTGACGCCATCTGGGACATGGCCCAGGGCGAGACCAAGCCGACCCCCGGCTCCTACCAGGGCCTCCAGCTCTGCGTCACCGACATCAAGGCCGCCCACGCCGAACTCCGCGAACGCGGCCTCGACGTCTCCGAACCCGTCCAGTATGCCCCCGACGACGGCGCCACCTTCATGTACTTCAAGGACCCGGACGGCAACGGCTGGTCGGTCCAGGAGTACCGGCGCAGGGCCACGGAGCCGCTGCACCAGGTGCTGGCGGAGCTGGCGGAACGGCAGTAG
- a CDS encoding NAD+ synthase, producing the protein MPQLRLALNQIDSTVGDIAGNAEAVVRWTRHSAEQGAHLVAFPEMVLTGYPVEDLALRGSFVEASRAALRALAARLADEGFGELPVIVGYLDRSESAAPKYGQPAGAPRNAGAVLHRGEVALTYAKHHLPNYGVFDEFRYFVPGDTMPVLRLHGVDIALAICEDLWQDGGRVPAARSAGAGLLLSINASPYERDKDDTRLELVRKRAQEAGCTTAYLAMIGGQDELVFDGDSIVVDKHGEVVARAPQFAEGCVVLDLDLPAAAAEPVTGVVDDGLRIDRLVISEEPLPAYEPELTGGYAERLDDDEEVYSALVVGLRAYAAKNGFSSVLIGLSGGIDSALVAAIACDALGAQNVYGVSMPSKYSSDHSKGDAAELARRTGLNFRTIPIEPMFDAYMSSTELTGLAEENLQSRLRGTLLMAISNQEGHIVLAPGNKSELAVGYSTLYGDSVGAYGPIKDVYKTSIFRLAEWRNRAAVERGQTPPIPENSISKPPSAELRPGQVDTDSLPDYPVLDAILELYVDRDQGADAIVAAGFDRDLVVKTLRMVDTAEYKRRQYPPGTKISPKGFGKDRRLPITNRWREQA; encoded by the coding sequence GTGCCTCAACTTCGTCTCGCTTTGAATCAGATCGACTCGACGGTCGGCGACATCGCCGGGAACGCCGAGGCGGTGGTCCGCTGGACCCGGCACTCCGCCGAGCAGGGAGCGCATCTCGTGGCGTTCCCCGAGATGGTGCTGACCGGATACCCCGTCGAGGACCTGGCGCTGCGCGGCTCCTTCGTGGAGGCGTCGCGCGCCGCGCTGAGGGCGCTCGCCGCGCGGCTCGCCGACGAGGGCTTCGGGGAGCTCCCGGTGATCGTCGGCTACCTCGACCGTTCCGAGTCCGCCGCGCCGAAGTACGGCCAGCCGGCCGGGGCGCCCCGGAACGCGGGCGCGGTGCTGCACCGGGGCGAGGTGGCGCTCACCTACGCCAAGCACCACCTCCCCAACTACGGCGTGTTCGACGAGTTCCGCTACTTCGTGCCCGGCGACACCATGCCGGTGCTGCGACTCCACGGCGTCGACATCGCTCTCGCCATCTGCGAGGACCTCTGGCAGGACGGCGGCCGCGTCCCGGCCGCCCGGTCCGCCGGGGCCGGGCTGCTGCTCTCCATCAACGCCTCGCCGTACGAGCGCGACAAGGACGACACCCGGCTCGAACTGGTGCGCAAGCGGGCCCAGGAGGCCGGCTGCACGACCGCGTACCTGGCGATGATCGGCGGCCAGGACGAGCTGGTCTTCGACGGTGACTCGATCGTCGTCGACAAGCACGGCGAAGTGGTCGCGCGGGCGCCGCAGTTCGCGGAGGGATGCGTGGTCCTGGACCTGGACCTCCCGGCGGCCGCCGCCGAACCGGTCACGGGCGTCGTGGACGACGGGCTGCGCATCGACCGGCTCGTGATCTCCGAGGAGCCTCTGCCCGCGTACGAGCCGGAGCTGACCGGCGGGTACGCGGAGCGCCTCGACGACGACGAGGAGGTGTACTCGGCGCTGGTGGTGGGCCTGCGGGCGTACGCCGCGAAGAACGGCTTCTCGTCCGTGCTGATCGGGCTCTCCGGCGGTATCGACTCGGCGCTCGTCGCGGCGATCGCGTGCGACGCGCTGGGCGCGCAGAACGTGTACGGCGTGTCCATGCCGTCGAAGTACTCGTCGGACCACTCCAAGGGCGACGCGGCGGAGCTGGCGCGGCGGACGGGGCTGAACTTCCGCACGATCCCGATCGAGCCGATGTTCGACGCGTACATGTCCTCGACCGAGCTGACGGGGCTGGCCGAGGAGAACCTCCAGTCGCGGCTGCGCGGCACGCTGCTGATGGCGATCTCCAACCAGGAGGGCCACATCGTGCTCGCGCCCGGCAACAAGTCGGAGCTGGCGGTGGGGTACTCGACGCTGTACGGCGACTCGGTGGGCGCGTACGGCCCCATCAAGGACGTGTACAAGACGTCGATCTTCCGCCTCGCGGAGTGGCGCAACCGGGCGGCGGTCGAGCGGGGCCAGACCCCGCCGATCCCGGAGAACTCCATCTCCAAGCCCCCGAGCGCGGAACTCCGCCCCGGCCAGGTCGACACGGACTCCCTCCCGGACTACCCCGTCCTGGACGCGATCCTGGAGCTCTACGTCGACCGCGACCAGGGCGCCGACGCGATCGTCGCCGCCGGTTTCGACCGGGACCTGGTCGTCAAGACCCTGCGCATGGTCGACACCGCCGAGTACAAGCGGCGCCAGTACCCGCCGGGCACGAAGATCTCCCCGAAGGGCTTCGGCAAGGACCGCCGACTCCCGATCACGAACCGCTGGCGCGAGCAGGCGTAG
- a CDS encoding dihydrofolate reductase family protein — MRSVTYSMSVSLDGYIVGPDGSFDWPGFDEEIFRFWIDEIRDVGVHLMGRRLYETMLYWETAAQDPSLGEAEREWVALWNPLPKVVFSRTLSAVEGRARLASGNVAEEIERLRAEPGEGEIAIGGATLAAQASDAGLIDEYRAMVYPVLVGGGTPFFPRNEHRLDLELVETRTFASKVVYLRHRVTR; from the coding sequence ATGCGCAGCGTGACCTATTCGATGAGCGTCTCCCTGGACGGCTACATCGTCGGGCCGGACGGCAGTTTCGACTGGCCGGGGTTCGACGAGGAGATCTTCCGCTTCTGGATCGACGAGATCCGGGACGTCGGCGTCCACCTGATGGGACGGCGGCTGTACGAGACGATGCTGTACTGGGAGACCGCCGCCCAGGACCCCTCGCTCGGCGAGGCGGAACGGGAGTGGGTCGCGCTCTGGAACCCGCTGCCGAAGGTGGTGTTCTCCAGGACGCTGTCGGCGGTGGAGGGCCGGGCCCGCCTGGCCTCCGGCAATGTGGCGGAGGAGATCGAGCGGTTGCGCGCCGAGCCGGGAGAGGGCGAGATCGCGATCGGCGGCGCGACGCTCGCCGCCCAGGCGTCCGACGCGGGTCTGATCGACGAGTACCGGGCCATGGTCTACCCGGTGCTGGTCGGCGGCGGCACCCCCTTCTTCCCCCGCAACGAGCACCGGCTCGACCTCGAACTCGTCGAGACCCGCACCTTCGCCTCGAAGGTCGTCTACCTCCGCCACCGAGTGACCCGCTAG
- a CDS encoding bifunctional [glutamine synthetase] adenylyltransferase/[glutamine synthetase]-adenylyl-L-tyrosine phosphorylase yields the protein MTAPGRRSSTFSRLLRHGFTDAGAAERLLESEELSAVRNDPVLLDALGATADPNLALLGLVRLLEAQPDRTARRAVLDTLIAAKPLRDRLLGVLGASAALGDHLARHAQDWQALVTYEPRDLHPGVEEFERGLAEATDPVSLRVAYRRCLLSIAARDVCGTTDVAQAAAELADLATATLRAALAIARAAAPEDAALCRLAVIAMGKCGGHELNYVSDVDVIFVGETADGADEQKAIRAATRLASHMMRICSETTVEGSIWPVDANLRPEGRNGPLVRTLSSHLAYYQRWAKTWEFQALLKARPVAGDLELGEAYVAALEPLVWKAAERDNFVTDVQSMRRRVVENIPAAEVDRQLKLGPGGLRDVEFAVQMLQLVHGRADTSLRSGTTLDALGALAAGGYVGRTDAAQLDAAYRFLRSMEHRIQLYRLRRTHLVPEGDDDLRRIGRSLGLRTDPIADLNREWRRHAAVVRRLHEKLFYRPLLDAVAQLAPGETRLSADAARERLVALGYADPASALRHLEALASGVSRKAAIQRTLLPVLLGWFADSADPDAGLLNFRKVSDALGRTPWYLRLLRDEGAAAENLARVLSAGRLAPDLLMRAPEAVSLLGDGDGVAGGAGGLEPRERAHLEQEILAAVGRADGAQQGVTAARGVRRRELFRTAAMDIVGSYGTESTPATADQGALVDLVGGAVSDLTAATLAGTLRAVVREGWGDTLPTRFAVIGMGRFGGHELGYGSDADVLFVHEPQEGADEQEAARAANAVVSEMRRLLQLPSADPPLLIDADLRPEGKTGPLVRTLKSYEAYYRRWSLVWESQALLRAEPVAGDAELGRRFIDLVDPLRYPADGLGDDAVREIRRIKARMESERLPRGADPTLHTKLGRGGLSDVEWTVQLLQLQHGHRESGLRTTRTREALAAAREAGLVGAEDAAILDEAWVLATRVRNAVMLVRGRAGDTFPSHGRELAAVGRYLGYGPGHVGDMLDDYRRITRRARAVVDELFYGG from the coding sequence ATGACGGCGCCGGGGCGCAGGAGCAGCACGTTCTCGCGACTGCTGCGGCACGGTTTCACCGACGCCGGCGCCGCCGAGCGGCTGCTGGAGAGCGAGGAACTGTCGGCCGTACGGAACGACCCGGTCCTGCTGGACGCGCTCGGGGCGACCGCCGACCCCAACCTCGCGCTGCTGGGCCTCGTACGGCTGCTGGAGGCGCAACCGGACCGTACGGCCCGGCGGGCGGTGCTGGACACGTTGATAGCGGCCAAGCCGCTGCGGGACCGGCTGCTGGGGGTGCTCGGCGCGTCCGCCGCGCTCGGTGACCATCTGGCCCGGCACGCGCAGGACTGGCAGGCGCTCGTGACGTACGAGCCGCGCGATCTGCACCCGGGCGTCGAGGAGTTCGAGCGGGGGCTCGCGGAGGCCACCGACCCCGTCTCCCTCCGGGTCGCCTACCGCCGCTGCCTGCTCTCCATCGCCGCCCGTGACGTCTGCGGCACGACGGACGTCGCCCAGGCCGCCGCCGAGCTCGCCGACCTCGCCACCGCCACGCTGCGCGCCGCCCTCGCGATCGCCCGCGCCGCCGCGCCGGAGGACGCGGCGCTGTGCCGGCTCGCGGTGATCGCGATGGGTAAGTGCGGCGGCCACGAACTCAACTACGTCTCCGACGTCGACGTCATCTTCGTCGGGGAGACGGCGGACGGGGCCGACGAGCAGAAGGCGATCCGGGCCGCCACCCGGCTCGCCTCGCACATGATGCGGATCTGCTCCGAGACGACCGTCGAGGGCAGCATCTGGCCGGTCGACGCCAATCTGCGGCCGGAGGGGCGCAACGGCCCGCTCGTGCGGACCCTCAGCAGCCATCTGGCGTACTACCAACGGTGGGCGAAGACCTGGGAGTTCCAGGCACTGCTGAAGGCCCGGCCGGTCGCCGGGGACCTGGAACTGGGCGAGGCGTACGTCGCCGCGCTCGAACCGCTCGTCTGGAAGGCGGCCGAGCGGGACAACTTCGTCACCGACGTGCAGAGCATGCGGCGCCGCGTGGTCGAGAACATCCCGGCGGCCGAGGTGGACCGGCAACTCAAGCTCGGGCCGGGCGGGTTGCGGGACGTCGAGTTCGCCGTGCAGATGCTGCAGCTCGTGCACGGACGCGCGGACACGTCCCTGCGCAGCGGGACCACCCTCGACGCGCTGGGCGCGCTGGCCGCCGGCGGGTACGTGGGCCGGACCGACGCGGCCCAGCTCGACGCGGCCTACCGCTTCCTGCGGTCCATGGAGCACCGCATCCAGCTCTACCGGCTGCGCCGCACCCACCTCGTCCCCGAGGGCGACGACGACCTGCGGCGCATCGGCCGCTCGCTCGGTCTGCGCACCGATCCGATCGCCGACCTGAACCGCGAGTGGCGGCGCCACGCGGCCGTCGTACGACGGCTGCACGAGAAGCTCTTCTACCGGCCGCTCCTCGACGCCGTCGCCCAACTGGCGCCCGGCGAGACCAGGTTGAGCGCCGACGCGGCCCGCGAACGGCTCGTCGCCCTCGGCTACGCCGACCCGGCCTCGGCGCTGCGCCACCTGGAGGCCCTGGCCTCCGGCGTCTCCCGCAAGGCGGCCATCCAACGCACGCTGCTGCCCGTGCTGTTGGGCTGGTTCGCCGACTCCGCCGACCCCGACGCGGGCCTGCTCAACTTCCGCAAGGTCTCCGACGCGCTCGGCCGGACCCCGTGGTACCTGCGGCTGTTGCGTGACGAGGGCGCGGCGGCGGAGAACCTGGCGCGCGTGCTCTCCGCGGGGCGCCTGGCCCCCGACCTGCTCATGCGCGCCCCCGAGGCGGTCTCCCTGCTCGGCGACGGGGACGGGGTCGCCGGTGGCGCCGGTGGTCTCGAACCCCGGGAACGCGCCCACCTGGAACAGGAGATCCTCGCCGCCGTGGGCCGGGCCGACGGCGCCCAGCAGGGTGTGACGGCCGCGCGCGGCGTCCGCCGCCGGGAACTGTTCCGTACGGCCGCCATGGACATCGTCGGCTCCTACGGCACCGAGTCCACCCCGGCCACCGCCGACCAGGGCGCCCTGGTGGACCTCGTCGGCGGCGCGGTCTCCGACCTCACGGCCGCGACGCTCGCGGGCACCCTGCGCGCCGTGGTCCGCGAGGGCTGGGGCGACACCCTCCCCACCCGCTTCGCGGTGATCGGCATGGGCCGCTTCGGCGGCCACGAACTGGGCTACGGCTCCGACGCCGACGTGCTGTTCGTCCACGAGCCGCAGGAGGGCGCCGACGAACAGGAGGCGGCCCGAGCCGCGAACGCGGTCGTCTCCGAGATGCGCCGCCTGCTCCAGCTCCCGAGCGCCGACCCGCCCCTCCTCATCGACGCGGACCTGCGCCCCGAGGGCAAGACCGGCCCGCTCGTACGGACGCTGAAGTCGTACGAGGCCTACTACCGCCGGTGGTCGCTGGTGTGGGAGTCGCAGGCGCTGCTGCGCGCCGAACCGGTCGCCGGGGACGCGGAGTTGGGCCGCCGCTTCATCGACCTCGTCGATCCGCTGCGGTACCCGGCGGACGGGCTCGGCGACGACGCCGTGCGCGAGATCCGGCGCATCAAGGCCCGTATGGAGTCGGAGCGGTTGCCGCGCGGCGCCGATCCGACCCTGCACACCAAGCTCGGCCGCGGCGGTCTCTCCGACGTCGAGTGGACCGTCCAGTTGCTCCAACTCCAGCACGGCCACCGTGAGTCGGGCCTGCGCACGACCCGCACCCGCGAGGCCCTGGCCGCCGCCCGCGAGGCCGGCCTGGTGGGCGCCGAGGACGCGGCCATACTGGACGAGGCCTGGGTGCTGGCCACCCGCGTCCGCAACGCCGTGATGCTCGTACGGGGCCGCGCGGGCGACACGTTCCCCTCCCACGGCCGCGAACTCGCCGCCGTGGGCCGGTATCTGGGGTACGGCCCCGGCCATGTGGGCGACATGCTCGACGACTACCGCCGGATCACCCGACGGGCTCGGGCGGTGGTGGACGAGCTCTTCTACGGGGGGTGA